The following are encoded in a window of Sminthopsis crassicaudata isolate SCR6 chromosome 3, ASM4859323v1, whole genome shotgun sequence genomic DNA:
- the STRADB gene encoding STE20-related kinase adapter protein beta isoform X2 → MSLLDCFCTSRTQVESIRSENRSETSIHQCLVDEPTFSWVPSSPRGNEMPLCSSNVSHYELQVEIGKGFDNLTSVYLARHTPSGTLVTIKITDLESCSEEHLEALQNEVTLSHFFRHPNITAYWTVFTAGSWLWVISPFMAYGSASHLLKTHFPEGMNETLIGNILFGAVRGLNYLHQNGCIHRSIKASHILISGDGLVCLSGLSRLYSLVNHGQRSKTVYDFPPFSRSVHPWLSPELLRQDLYGYNVKSDIYSVGITACELANGQVPYQDIHQTQMLLQKLKGFPSYPLEKNATLQTESRLKNSRSGVDSGIGESVLVSSLTHTVTSERLHTPSSKTFSPAFHSLVELCLQQDPEKRPSASTLLSHTFFRQGEWILQGGEDSNSSNTFFLLLSLTF, encoded by the exons GTAGATGAGCCAACCTTCTCTTGGGTGCCTTCCTCTCCTAGAGGCAATGAAATGCCATTATGCTCTTCTAATGTTTCTCACTATGAACTCCAAGTAGAAATAG GAAAAGGATTTGACAATTTAACTTCAGTCTACCTCGCCCGGCATACTCCCAGTGGAACATTAGTGACTATAAAAATTACAGACCTGGAAAGTTGCTCTGAAGAACATTTGGAAGCTTTACAG AATGAAGTGACACTCTCCCACTTCTTCCGGCACCCGAACATTACTGCATACTGGACAGTGTTCACAGCTGGCAGCTGGCTTTGGGTCATTTCTCCATTTATGGCTTATG GTTCTGCAAGTCATCTCTTGAAGACTCACTTTcctgaaggaatgaatgaaactTTAATAGGAAACATTCTGTTCGGAGCAGTGAGAGGATTAAACTATCTGCACCAAAATGGCTGTATTCACAG gaGTATTAAAGCCAGTCACATCTTGATTTCTGGAGATGGCCTTGTATGTCTCTCTGGCTTGTCCCGTCTCTACAGTTTGGTTAATCATGGGCAAAGGTCTAAAACTGTGTATGATTTCCCCCCGTTTAGTAGATCAGTTCATCCATGGCTGAGTCCAGAACTTCTAAGACAG GATCTATATGGGTATAATGTGAAGTCAGATATTTATAGTGTTGGTATTACAGCATGTGAATTAGCCAATGGGCAGGTACCTTACCAAGATATTCACCAGACTCAG ATGCTATTACAAAAACTGAAGGGTTTTCCTTCCTACCCATTGGAGAAAAATGCAACCCTTCAAACAGAATCCAGATTAAAGAACTCCCGCTCTGGTGTAGACTCTGGAATTGGAGAAAGTGTGTTAGTTTCTAGCTTGACACACACAGTGACCAGTGAGAGACTTCACACTCCATCCTCAAAAACATTTTCTCCTGCTTTTCATAGTTTGGTAGAACTATGTTTGCAACAAGACCCTGAAAAAAG ACCATCAGCAAGCACTTTGCTGTCACATACATTTTTCAGGCAG GGTGAATGGATCCTCCAAGGAGGAGAAGACAGTAACTcttcaaatacattttttcttctactttccctAACTTTTTGA
- the STRADB gene encoding STE20-related kinase adapter protein beta isoform X1, giving the protein MSLLDCFCTSRTQVESIRSENRSETSIHQCLVDEPTFSWVPSSPRGNEMPLCSSNVSHYELQVEIGKGFDNLTSVYLARHTPSGTLVTIKITDLESCSEEHLEALQNEVTLSHFFRHPNITAYWTVFTAGSWLWVISPFMAYGSASHLLKTHFPEGMNETLIGNILFGAVRGLNYLHQNGCIHRSIKASHILISGDGLVCLSGLSRLYSLVNHGQRSKTVYDFPPFSRSVHPWLSPELLRQDLYGYNVKSDIYSVGITACELANGQVPYQDIHQTQMLLQKLKGFPSYPLEKNATLQTESRLKNSRSGVDSGIGESVLVSSLTHTVTSERLHTPSSKTFSPAFHSLVELCLQQDPEKRPSASTLLSHTFFRQIKEQTQDSILSLLPPACSKWPVAIPPVSTWTEPKYILMDEEDIDWEF; this is encoded by the exons GTAGATGAGCCAACCTTCTCTTGGGTGCCTTCCTCTCCTAGAGGCAATGAAATGCCATTATGCTCTTCTAATGTTTCTCACTATGAACTCCAAGTAGAAATAG GAAAAGGATTTGACAATTTAACTTCAGTCTACCTCGCCCGGCATACTCCCAGTGGAACATTAGTGACTATAAAAATTACAGACCTGGAAAGTTGCTCTGAAGAACATTTGGAAGCTTTACAG AATGAAGTGACACTCTCCCACTTCTTCCGGCACCCGAACATTACTGCATACTGGACAGTGTTCACAGCTGGCAGCTGGCTTTGGGTCATTTCTCCATTTATGGCTTATG GTTCTGCAAGTCATCTCTTGAAGACTCACTTTcctgaaggaatgaatgaaactTTAATAGGAAACATTCTGTTCGGAGCAGTGAGAGGATTAAACTATCTGCACCAAAATGGCTGTATTCACAG gaGTATTAAAGCCAGTCACATCTTGATTTCTGGAGATGGCCTTGTATGTCTCTCTGGCTTGTCCCGTCTCTACAGTTTGGTTAATCATGGGCAAAGGTCTAAAACTGTGTATGATTTCCCCCCGTTTAGTAGATCAGTTCATCCATGGCTGAGTCCAGAACTTCTAAGACAG GATCTATATGGGTATAATGTGAAGTCAGATATTTATAGTGTTGGTATTACAGCATGTGAATTAGCCAATGGGCAGGTACCTTACCAAGATATTCACCAGACTCAG ATGCTATTACAAAAACTGAAGGGTTTTCCTTCCTACCCATTGGAGAAAAATGCAACCCTTCAAACAGAATCCAGATTAAAGAACTCCCGCTCTGGTGTAGACTCTGGAATTGGAGAAAGTGTGTTAGTTTCTAGCTTGACACACACAGTGACCAGTGAGAGACTTCACACTCCATCCTCAAAAACATTTTCTCCTGCTTTTCATAGTTTGGTAGAACTATGTTTGCAACAAGACCCTGAAAAAAG ACCATCAGCAAGCACTTTGCTGTCACATACATTTTTCAGGCAG ataaaaGAACAGACCCAGGATTCAATACTTTCATTGCTGCCTCCTGCTTGTAGCAAATGGCCAGTGGCAATACCTCCAGTATCAACCTGGACTGAGCCTAAATATATTCTTATGGATGAAGAAGACATTGACTGGGAATTCTAG
- the STRADB gene encoding STE20-related kinase adapter protein beta isoform X3: protein MLGKGFDNLTSVYLARHTPSGTLVTIKITDLESCSEEHLEALQNEVTLSHFFRHPNITAYWTVFTAGSWLWVISPFMAYGSASHLLKTHFPEGMNETLIGNILFGAVRGLNYLHQNGCIHRSIKASHILISGDGLVCLSGLSRLYSLVNHGQRSKTVYDFPPFSRSVHPWLSPELLRQDLYGYNVKSDIYSVGITACELANGQVPYQDIHQTQMLLQKLKGFPSYPLEKNATLQTESRLKNSRSGVDSGIGESVLVSSLTHTVTSERLHTPSSKTFSPAFHSLVELCLQQDPEKRPSASTLLSHTFFRQIKEQTQDSILSLLPPACSKWPVAIPPVSTWTEPKYILMDEEDIDWEF from the exons GAAAAGGATTTGACAATTTAACTTCAGTCTACCTCGCCCGGCATACTCCCAGTGGAACATTAGTGACTATAAAAATTACAGACCTGGAAAGTTGCTCTGAAGAACATTTGGAAGCTTTACAG AATGAAGTGACACTCTCCCACTTCTTCCGGCACCCGAACATTACTGCATACTGGACAGTGTTCACAGCTGGCAGCTGGCTTTGGGTCATTTCTCCATTTATGGCTTATG GTTCTGCAAGTCATCTCTTGAAGACTCACTTTcctgaaggaatgaatgaaactTTAATAGGAAACATTCTGTTCGGAGCAGTGAGAGGATTAAACTATCTGCACCAAAATGGCTGTATTCACAG gaGTATTAAAGCCAGTCACATCTTGATTTCTGGAGATGGCCTTGTATGTCTCTCTGGCTTGTCCCGTCTCTACAGTTTGGTTAATCATGGGCAAAGGTCTAAAACTGTGTATGATTTCCCCCCGTTTAGTAGATCAGTTCATCCATGGCTGAGTCCAGAACTTCTAAGACAG GATCTATATGGGTATAATGTGAAGTCAGATATTTATAGTGTTGGTATTACAGCATGTGAATTAGCCAATGGGCAGGTACCTTACCAAGATATTCACCAGACTCAG ATGCTATTACAAAAACTGAAGGGTTTTCCTTCCTACCCATTGGAGAAAAATGCAACCCTTCAAACAGAATCCAGATTAAAGAACTCCCGCTCTGGTGTAGACTCTGGAATTGGAGAAAGTGTGTTAGTTTCTAGCTTGACACACACAGTGACCAGTGAGAGACTTCACACTCCATCCTCAAAAACATTTTCTCCTGCTTTTCATAGTTTGGTAGAACTATGTTTGCAACAAGACCCTGAAAAAAG ACCATCAGCAAGCACTTTGCTGTCACATACATTTTTCAGGCAG ataaaaGAACAGACCCAGGATTCAATACTTTCATTGCTGCCTCCTGCTTGTAGCAAATGGCCAGTGGCAATACCTCCAGTATCAACCTGGACTGAGCCTAAATATATTCTTATGGATGAAGAAGACATTGACTGGGAATTCTAG